The Pseudomonadota bacterium nucleotide sequence TCAGCTTCTGTTGCCAGCCCTCCATGGTTTCAGCGGCCAGGAGAAAGTAAAGGCCCTCAATATTATAATCCCGTAACGCAACGCTGATCCCACGTTGGCGCAGATATCCTTTGAGAGTCGGTAGTCCCACATACGTCCAGGTGGGATCGGCAAAGGGCGGAAAGATCAGAAAAGAGGAGTTTGTCTGGTCTGTGGTCTGCGTGTTGGTTTGCGAGTCGATAATCATTTATGCAGGTTACTCGGTGTGCTCGTCCTGACCGTAGCAATCCAGCAGGCTTATGGCCACGGCTTCGGCAACCTTGATGCCGTCCACGGCCGAGGAGAGGATGCCCCCGGCATAGCCTGCGCCTTCGCCGGTGGGATACAACCCTTTGGTGTTGATGCTCTGTAGATCAGCGGCGTTACGGGTGAGGCGGACCGGTGACGAGGTGCGCGTTTCCACCCCGGTGAGTACGGCATCAGCCAGATCAAAGCCTTCAATTTGTTTGGCAAAGGCGGGCAGGGCCTCGCGGATGGCCTCGATGGCGTAATCCGGCAAAGCGGCACTGAGGTCGCAGAGGTGGATACCGGGGGTATAGGAGGGCTGCACCGAGCCAAGCTGGGTGGAAGGACGGCCGGCCAGAAAATCGCCCACCAGCTGTGCCGGAGCCTGATAGTTGCTGCCGCCCAGTTCAAAGGCCCGCGATTCCCAGAAGCGTTGAAACTCCATACCGGCAAGTGGACCGCCAGGATAGTCAGCCGGAGAAATGCCCACCACGATGCCGCTGTTGGCGTTTCGCTCCTTGCGCGAATATTCGCTCATGCCGTTGGTCACCACTCGACCGGGTTCGGAAGTGGCGGCAACTACAGTGCCGCCCGGACACATGCAGAAGCTGTATACCGACCGGCCATTGCCGGCGTGATGGACCAGTTTGTAGTCTGCGGCGCCGAGTAGCGGGTTGTCGGCATTTTTCCCGTGGCGGCTGCGGTCGATGAGTGATTGCGGGTGCTCGATGCGAAAGCCGATGGAAAATGGCTTCGCCTCCATGGATATGCCGCGCCTGTGGAGCATCTCAAAGGTGTCACGGGCACTGTGGCCGATGGCGAGAACAAGATGACTGGTGGCGAGGTGTTCGCCGCTTGCCAACACGATACCGCGCACCTGGCCGTTTTCGATATCGATATCATCCATCCGGCTCTGGAAGCGAAATTCTCCTCCCAGCGCCTGGATGGTGGCACGCATCTGTTCGACAATGCCCACCAGCCGGTAAGTGCCGATGTGCGGCTTGCTGACATAGAGAATTTCCGGCGTCGCCCCGGCCTGGACAAATTCTTCCAGGACTTTTCTGCCGTAATGCTTGGGATCTTTGATCTGGGTGTGCAGCTTGCCATCGGAAAATGTCCCGGCCCCGCCTTCGCCGAACTGCACATTTGATTCCGGATCAAGGATGCCTTTGCGCCACAGACCGAAGGTGTCCTTGGTGCGTTCCCGCACCGCCTTGCCTCTCTCCAGAAGCAGCGGCCGGAATCCGGACTGGGCAAGGACCAGCCCGGCAAAAAGGCCGGATGGTCCCATGCCGATGATTACCGGCCGGGTCGGGAGCGCATCCCTGGGAGCACGGGCGACAAAATGATAGGTGGTGTCCGGTGCCTGCCTGAGATGCGGGTCGCCCTCGAATCGCGTCAGGATGTCGGCCTCATTGGCCACCTCAACATCAAGGGTGAATATGAAGACGATGGCGTGAGATTTTCGCGCATCAACGCCGCGACGGAAAATCTTATAGCTGATGAGATCGTCTGGCTGGATGCCAAGCCGCATGGTGATTGCCTTCCTGAGGTCGGCATCACTATGGTCAAGGGGAAGTTTGAGTTCTGTCAGTCTCAGCATGGTATGAATCGGGCCTGGTGGCCAACGTTGATCAGGAACGGTTGCATGGCGGTGGCTATGGACAACCCGGCGCCGGAATTGTTGGTTTTCAATGAAATCATTCAGGGCGCGTGTTGGCGAACTGCCTGTTTCCTTTAGTGACTTATTATCGATTATATTGAGGACTGTCAACCTCAAACTTGATCATGCTGGGAAGGCGCCTCATGCGCATTTGCAAGTCATCTGGAACCCAGTCAAATATGACAGAAATCATCCATTCCGGAGGCACAATCAATCTCTGACGCCCAATTGCATTTGATGGAAAATTTGCAGTCCTGAGAATGTGGAGGTGTTGATATGGAATCCATTGACAAACCTGTCGCGCCGAGCTATTTTCTCGCAATCATCACAAATAATTGCAATAAACATTGTAATAAACTTTTTTTGCTGATGAAATACTTACACTTGTTCGAGGGTGAGTTTCACAAGTTTCCTTAAATTCTCTAAACCAGCTGATACCGTGTTCATGGCGATTTGACTTTAATGTCACCTGCCGTGGGTTTTGGACGTGGCAGATTTTGCTTTGTATCGGCTTTTAGGGCAGTTTTCAAACACTTATAATATACTACTGTGAGGAACATTATGCGTTTATGTGCGATTTGTGCCGGGCAGGGCAAATCATGCTGTGTCTGCCGCGATATACTGGTCAGTGATGGGGATCTGCAAAGAATTGCCGCCCATACCGGATCATGGGATTTTTTTGAAACGCGACTCCCGCAGACCGTCGCCTATCTTGACCAGGACGACGACCCTAACTGGAACAACTATACACTGCAGTTAAACGGCACCCGAAGAGTTCTGAAATACACCCGGCCCGGTATCTGTTGCTTCCTGACCGATACCGGTTGCCTGTTGCCGGAACATATCAGGCCACTGGTTTGCCGCCTGCACCCCATGGAGTTCAACGAGGCCAGGCTCACTGGTCTCTCGCCGGAATGCCCGGCCGAGCATCTGCCGGAAGGAGAGTCGGTGCTTGCCAATCTTGAGATGAATGTTGACCTGGCCGAGAACTGGCGGCAACAGCTTTATACAGAATTGCGCGGCTCACATCAGCTCCGTCCCAAGGCGGCGTGAAGAGTAGTAACGCACCAGGTCTGTCCGGCGGCTCATGATAGAAGCAATTTTTTCAGGCGGCGATGGGCAGGGGGGTCGGGTTGTCGGGTTGCCAGTGGTGTGGTTGAAGAGGGTCCAGATTAAATCTGGCGCGGACTTTGTCACAGTCCGGTTGTGGTCTGCCGTCCTGCCATGAGGAGATA carries:
- a CDS encoding NAD(P)/FAD-dependent oxidoreductase, coding for MLRLTELKLPLDHSDADLRKAITMRLGIQPDDLISYKIFRRGVDARKSHAIVFIFTLDVEVANEADILTRFEGDPHLRQAPDTTYHFVARAPRDALPTRPVIIGMGPSGLFAGLVLAQSGFRPLLLERGKAVRERTKDTFGLWRKGILDPESNVQFGEGGAGTFSDGKLHTQIKDPKHYGRKVLEEFVQAGATPEILYVSKPHIGTYRLVGIVEQMRATIQALGGEFRFQSRMDDIDIENGQVRGIVLASGEHLATSHLVLAIGHSARDTFEMLHRRGISMEAKPFSIGFRIEHPQSLIDRSRHGKNADNPLLGAADYKLVHHAGNGRSVYSFCMCPGGTVVAATSEPGRVVTNGMSEYSRKERNANSGIVVGISPADYPGGPLAGMEFQRFWESRAFELGGSNYQAPAQLVGDFLAGRPSTQLGSVQPSYTPGIHLCDLSAALPDYAIEAIREALPAFAKQIEGFDLADAVLTGVETRTSSPVRLTRNAADLQSINTKGLYPTGEGAGYAGGILSSAVDGIKVAEAVAISLLDCYGQDEHTE